The following are encoded together in the Pedobacter sp. D749 genome:
- a CDS encoding ATP-binding protein → MNAEERPHDNNFSEELIIQALQSSPDPTAIYTGEEMIIRFANAGMLALWGKDISVIGKPLIQAIPELAGQPFLPILEQVWRSGISYSVTDAPARLIKNGMPTTDYFDYEYKALLSADNKTWCILNTAKEVTSRREYLERIQQKEEKEQALIEEMATTMEELTSTNEDLNISMKLLEESREHVKTIIEQAPVGIAVLQGPDHIIEMANTAILKTWGREGKEVIGQAHHTARPELEGQPVNMWLDNVYETGKPKINKEFLVKLRDESGLREAIVNSIYQPIISSGKVTGILVILEEITQQVLDRRKNEKDQQMLTLAIDAGELATFYYEPRNNLFSGNALLKSWFGLSAEEHLDLSLALNSIHDEDRERVTDAIKESLRDGSDGQYFIEYRINNPKEPAPRLVQARGKVFYDPNGKAATLNGTLRDITEQKKDEQRKDDFMGMVSHELKTPLTSLQAYLQVLQREANLTENTTQQNVLAKSIKQVRNMNSMINSFLNISRLDSGKMLIEKSKIDLPQLFAELEEEMLSSIHTHIIVFEPVQALTLYADREKISQVIHNLAGNAVKYSEMGTRITIACTAPDQNRLKLTVSDEGIGIAGEDQHLIFERYHRVQNPQIGSIAGFGIGLYLCREIIALHHGQISVEKSNSEGTTFSVELPMGN, encoded by the coding sequence ATGAATGCCGAAGAAAGACCGCACGACAACAATTTTAGCGAAGAGCTGATTATCCAGGCCCTCCAGTCCTCTCCAGATCCAACCGCCATATATACCGGTGAAGAAATGATTATCCGTTTTGCGAACGCAGGAATGCTTGCGCTATGGGGCAAAGACATTTCGGTAATCGGGAAACCACTAATACAGGCAATACCCGAACTTGCAGGCCAGCCCTTTCTTCCTATCCTTGAACAGGTATGGCGTTCCGGCATCAGCTACTCGGTAACTGATGCCCCTGCCAGGCTAATTAAAAACGGGATGCCGACAACGGATTACTTTGATTATGAATATAAAGCTTTGCTTTCGGCAGACAACAAAACCTGGTGCATCCTGAATACCGCGAAAGAGGTTACATCAAGAAGGGAATACCTGGAGCGGATACAGCAAAAAGAAGAAAAAGAACAGGCGCTTATTGAAGAAATGGCTACCACCATGGAAGAGCTCACCTCTACTAATGAAGACCTCAACATTTCTATGAAATTACTGGAGGAAAGCCGGGAACATGTGAAGACCATCATTGAACAGGCACCGGTGGGTATTGCGGTACTACAAGGCCCGGACCATATTATTGAAATGGCCAATACGGCGATACTAAAGACCTGGGGACGCGAAGGGAAAGAAGTAATAGGACAAGCCCATCATACGGCCAGGCCGGAGCTCGAAGGCCAGCCGGTAAACATGTGGCTGGACAATGTATATGAAACCGGAAAACCAAAGATTAATAAGGAGTTTTTGGTAAAGCTCCGTGATGAAAGCGGACTGAGGGAGGCCATCGTAAACTCGATTTATCAACCCATTATCTCTTCGGGTAAAGTTACCGGAATACTGGTTATTCTGGAAGAAATTACCCAGCAGGTGCTTGACCGCCGTAAAAACGAGAAAGACCAGCAGATGCTTACCCTAGCCATAGATGCGGGCGAACTGGCTACCTTCTATTATGAACCCAGGAACAACCTCTTTTCGGGCAATGCCCTGCTAAAATCCTGGTTCGGACTTTCAGCCGAAGAACACCTGGACCTTTCGCTGGCCCTTAACTCCATCCACGATGAAGACAGGGAAAGAGTAACTGATGCGATAAAGGAATCGCTAAGGGATGGATCGGACGGACAATATTTTATTGAATACCGGATAAACAACCCAAAGGAGCCGGCCCCCAGACTGGTACAGGCCAGGGGAAAAGTATTTTATGATCCGAACGGTAAAGCGGCCACGTTGAACGGTACACTAAGGGATATTACCGAGCAGAAAAAAGACGAACAGCGGAAAGACGATTTTATGGGTATGGTAAGCCACGAACTTAAAACGCCATTAACATCCCTTCAGGCCTATCTACAGGTGCTTCAGCGAGAGGCCAACCTTACAGAAAACACCACTCAGCAAAACGTACTCGCCAAATCAATCAAACAGGTGCGTAATATGAATTCCATGATCAATAGCTTTTTGAATATTTCAAGGCTGGATTCTGGAAAAATGTTGATTGAGAAATCAAAAATCGACCTACCGCAACTCTTTGCAGAGCTGGAGGAAGAAATGCTTTCCTCTATACATACCCATATCATTGTGTTCGAACCTGTGCAAGCGTTAACATTATACGCAGACCGCGAAAAAATCTCGCAGGTGATCCATAACCTGGCAGGAAACGCCGTTAAATATTCGGAAATGGGCACACGTATTACCATTGCCTGCACGGCACCTGATCAGAACAGGCTAAAGTTAACCGTAAGTGATGAAGGTATAGGAATTGCAGGCGAAGACCAGCACCTTATTTTTGAACGTTACCACAGGGTCCAGAATCCTCAAATCGGATCAATTGCCGGCTTCGGGATTGGTCTTTATCTCTGCCGCGAAATTATAGCGCTACATCATGGCCAGATTAGCGTTGAGAAAAGTAACAGCGAAGGAACCACATTCAGTGTTGAACTGCCCATGGGAAATTAA
- a CDS encoding S41 family peptidase: MRKLIILSAICFFTSCALRNSNKPGFPLAGLETVPQLSHTQMLEDHDSLVSLIHQVSPVIYFNKEVRGIDFDRYARRLRKSITNKTTMADFLHIVDMTLNVAQDGHSGRLGSWQLNIMRTNWIPNGIIKHIDSISMVYGHTYEKFANRNFTNKLELNLVYTNGDYYNMLPFSYKGVKFPASMRLRSCNGLNVHAFVKKQYAHISPLRWDRANRKVYHEAFYKSAEFFKRGGLQLVFEDKQGNMRQLNASLGDTVSFGKKILNPFGYNDESVPLTTHYFEKDGIFYAKMPLMVEAYGDSLAKQLKPFIEKSIVKSIVLDIRGNGGGSDNTYANFLGRIMKDTLKQDVVVGRNFSPYNQKQFNVNADSVKSKKGFSFNVDVATLKQPKMYFISIPNFTFVLPDSLNYSFKGKVYVLQDRYIYSSASNLSNLAARNDQLVSIGETPNLLGGLQTNPSILQLPHSKIIFRIEPQIDFTGAKSVVDAFQNHVEHQVSYSIEELYQRVTSSDDIFGREFLYEKDPMFQKVLELEGVQLRNKRRP; encoded by the coding sequence ATGCGCAAACTTATCATCCTCTCAGCAATCTGTTTTTTCACTTCGTGTGCCTTAAGAAATAGTAATAAGCCAGGCTTCCCTTTGGCAGGTCTGGAAACGGTTCCCCAGCTAAGCCACACGCAGATGCTTGAGGATCATGATTCACTAGTCTCCCTTATCCATCAGGTAAGCCCCGTTATTTATTTCAATAAAGAGGTTCGCGGAATAGATTTTGATCGTTATGCACGTCGGCTAAGGAAGAGCATCACCAATAAAACGACGATGGCAGATTTCCTGCATATTGTAGATATGACACTGAATGTGGCACAAGATGGGCATTCGGGCAGGCTTGGAAGCTGGCAGCTGAATATCATGAGAACCAACTGGATACCCAATGGGATCATCAAACATATTGACAGCATTTCTATGGTGTATGGGCATACCTACGAAAAGTTTGCCAACCGTAATTTTACTAATAAGCTGGAGCTGAACCTGGTTTATACCAATGGGGATTATTACAACATGCTGCCCTTCTCCTACAAGGGTGTTAAATTTCCGGCATCGATGAGGCTCAGGAGCTGCAATGGTTTAAATGTACATGCCTTTGTGAAAAAACAATATGCCCATATTTCTCCGCTGAGATGGGATAGAGCAAACAGAAAGGTCTACCATGAGGCCTTCTATAAATCTGCCGAATTCTTTAAAAGAGGAGGTCTCCAGTTAGTTTTTGAAGATAAACAGGGAAACATGAGACAACTAAATGCATCCTTGGGAGACACGGTCAGCTTCGGTAAAAAAATTCTGAACCCCTTTGGTTATAATGACGAATCAGTTCCCCTGACAACACATTATTTTGAAAAGGATGGTATTTTTTATGCAAAAATGCCGCTTATGGTAGAGGCCTATGGCGATTCCCTGGCAAAGCAGCTAAAGCCTTTTATTGAAAAAAGCATTGTAAAATCTATAGTACTTGATATAAGGGGGAATGGTGGTGGAAGCGACAATACTTACGCCAATTTCTTAGGCCGGATTATGAAGGATACCCTGAAACAGGATGTTGTAGTTGGGAGGAATTTCAGCCCATACAACCAAAAACAGTTTAATGTCAATGCAGATTCAGTAAAGAGTAAAAAGGGTTTTTCCTTCAATGTTGACGTAGCTACACTTAAGCAGCCCAAGATGTATTTTATTTCCATTCCGAACTTTACCTTTGTACTGCCTGACAGCCTGAACTATAGCTTTAAAGGGAAGGTTTATGTGCTGCAGGACAGATATATCTATTCCTCTGCCTCCAACCTTTCCAATCTTGCAGCCAGGAATGATCAACTGGTCAGCATTGGCGAAACACCAAATCTTTTGGGCGGACTTCAGACGAATCCTTCGATTCTGCAGTTGCCCCATAGTAAGATTATTTTTAGGATCGAGCCGCAGATTGATTTTACCGGAGCAAAATCCGTTGTGGATGCTTTTCAAAATCATGTGGAACATCAGGTAAGTTATTCCATAGAGGAACTTTACCAAAGGGTCACTTCATCAGACGATATTTTCGGGCGCGAATTCTTATATGAAAAGGATCCTATGTTTCAAAAGGTACTGGAACTTGAAGGTGTCCAGCTTAGAAACAAGCGCAGGCCATAG
- a CDS encoding NAD(P)/FAD-dependent oxidoreductase — protein MLLKNKQVAIIGGGPGGLTLARLLQQMGIDVKVYERDVNRSARVQGAPLDLHENSGLAAIRKAGLLDAFKNNYMPEADKTTITDENGEVVFSDHDLERMKEEDFGHEHFRPEIDRGALRKILLDSLHPENIIWDSQFLFMEKQKDGWLLHFKNGSEAYADLVIGADGANSKIRPYITGIKAFYSGITMLEGNIDNAEQQVPEITRHLRGGKLMAFGNEKNILMGQKADGEIGFYASFKTEEDWAKRSGLDFSSRLEVLEWFKKEYTGWSDLWYGLFENTAAPFIPRPINCMPLDQTWNSLPDVTMIGDAAHVMPPFAGEGVNMAMLDALELSESLTGSHHVSIHEAIVSYETAMRKRASEMAMESLKNGEMMHHANALSTMCSFFGAIR, from the coding sequence ATGTTACTAAAAAACAAGCAGGTGGCCATTATAGGCGGTGGCCCGGGCGGACTTACGCTGGCAAGGCTTTTACAACAGATGGGCATTGATGTTAAAGTATATGAAAGGGATGTTAACCGAAGTGCACGGGTACAGGGTGCTCCGCTCGACCTGCACGAAAATTCGGGGCTGGCCGCCATACGGAAAGCAGGATTGCTGGATGCATTTAAAAACAATTATATGCCTGAAGCCGACAAAACAACGATTACCGATGAAAACGGTGAAGTGGTTTTTAGCGACCATGACCTCGAACGAATGAAAGAAGAAGATTTCGGGCATGAACATTTCCGTCCTGAAATAGACAGAGGTGCTTTACGGAAGATATTACTGGACTCATTGCATCCTGAAAATATAATTTGGGACAGCCAATTCCTGTTTATGGAAAAACAAAAAGATGGCTGGTTGTTACATTTTAAAAATGGATCGGAAGCGTATGCTGACCTGGTGATTGGAGCAGACGGTGCCAACTCAAAAATCAGGCCCTACATTACTGGCATTAAGGCGTTTTATTCGGGTATTACGATGCTGGAGGGAAATATAGATAATGCTGAACAACAAGTACCCGAAATTACCAGACATCTCCGTGGCGGTAAATTAATGGCCTTCGGAAATGAAAAGAATATTCTAATGGGACAGAAAGCAGATGGAGAAATCGGATTCTATGCAAGTTTTAAAACTGAAGAAGATTGGGCAAAAAGAAGCGGTTTAGATTTTTCGAGCCGGTTGGAGGTGTTGGAATGGTTTAAGAAAGAATATACCGGATGGAGTGATCTTTGGTACGGACTGTTTGAAAATACTGCGGCTCCTTTTATTCCGAGGCCAATCAACTGCATGCCCTTAGACCAAACCTGGAACAGCCTCCCTGATGTTACCATGATCGGCGATGCTGCCCATGTAATGCCGCCGTTTGCAGGAGAAGGCGTTAATATGGCGATGCTTGATGCCCTGGAATTGAGTGAGAGCCTGACAGGCAGCCATCATGTTTCTATACACGAAGCCATTGTATCGTATGAAACAGCGATGCGGAAAAGAGCTTCAGAAATGGCGATGGAATCATTGAAAAACGGGGAAATGATGCACCATGCAAATGCCCTGTCAACGATGTGCAGTTTTTTTGGGGCCATAAGGTAG
- a CDS encoding AraC family transcriptional regulator codes for MGGTLDFKLVQPEESIKDFVYCFSSLQNFSNDHKAVVTPNGRIDLICSKTNNNKIQVALLGLETQPKYPDQEISDFCSVSFNPLAIEYIFGFPVADIINSGRLMPDDFWGLKIEDLDHFDAFCDMMTKKITALLPADVDVRKSKLFELVFAQDGEISVAELCEKILWSPRQINRYFNQQFGLPLKAYCKILRFQASLSHIKAGTLYPQLNFTDQSHFIKEVKRLSGVSPKELYKNKNDRFLQFLVDDQK; via the coding sequence ATGGGAGGCACATTGGATTTTAAACTCGTTCAACCTGAGGAATCGATAAAAGATTTTGTTTATTGTTTTTCCTCCCTGCAGAACTTTTCCAATGATCACAAGGCTGTAGTTACTCCCAATGGAAGAATTGACCTGATTTGTTCAAAAACCAATAACAACAAAATACAGGTTGCATTACTGGGGCTGGAAACCCAACCTAAATATCCGGATCAGGAAATATCGGATTTCTGTTCAGTTAGTTTTAATCCACTTGCCATAGAATATATTTTCGGCTTTCCGGTGGCTGATATCATCAATAGCGGGAGGCTGATGCCAGATGATTTCTGGGGTTTGAAAATAGAAGACCTCGATCATTTTGATGCCTTTTGTGATATGATGACCAAGAAAATCACTGCACTTCTACCTGCGGACGTGGATGTACGGAAAAGTAAATTGTTTGAACTGGTTTTTGCGCAGGACGGCGAGATTTCAGTTGCTGAACTCTGTGAAAAGATTTTATGGAGCCCGCGCCAGATTAACCGGTATTTTAATCAACAGTTCGGACTTCCGTTGAAAGCTTATTGCAAAATCCTTCGTTTTCAGGCTTCCCTCTCCCATATCAAAGCCGGAACGCTTTATCCCCAACTTAATTTTACCGATCAGTCTCATTTTATTAAAGAGGTTAAACGCCTTTCGGGGGTTTCACCCAAAGAGTTGTATAAAAATAAAAACGACCGTTTTTTACAATTTTTAGTTGACGACCAAAAGTAA
- a CDS encoding NAD(P)H-binding protein, which yields MTDYSTTPGGEKVLVTGVTGSIGKATVEQLLKKGIPASQIIGLSRKKEQIEDLAAKGVEVRFGDYSDYNSLLRAFEGIDKVMLTSAVAFTDRSTQHFNAITAARQAGVKHVVYMAIMRKEGSGRIMPEVTESDLFTEQVLKSSGIDYTIVYHPPFMDVLSLYFDPNPYENGIKVPANNGKMAPATRDELAEAHAVILSTPGHANKTYSLGGSHLVSFAGIAKILGEIKGQAVPFTTITTAQYIDGIMANGVPRHVAEFITGWVTAIDEGEFEYQSGDLEHLLGRKTKTYQAYLESKLA from the coding sequence ATGACAGATTATTCAACAACACCAGGGGGTGAAAAAGTATTGGTAACCGGCGTTACCGGTTCAATCGGAAAAGCTACGGTTGAACAATTATTGAAAAAAGGAATTCCTGCAAGCCAAATTATCGGGCTTTCCCGCAAAAAAGAACAGATAGAAGATCTGGCAGCTAAAGGTGTCGAAGTGCGTTTTGGCGATTATTCCGATTATAATTCGTTATTACGTGCATTTGAAGGCATTGATAAAGTAATGCTCACTAGTGCGGTCGCTTTCACAGACCGGTCTACCCAACATTTCAATGCAATCACCGCCGCACGCCAGGCTGGTGTTAAACATGTGGTATATATGGCCATCATGCGTAAGGAAGGTTCAGGACGTATCATGCCTGAGGTTACGGAGTCAGACCTTTTTACAGAACAGGTACTTAAATCTTCGGGAATCGATTACACCATCGTGTACCACCCGCCCTTTATGGATGTTTTATCGCTTTACTTTGATCCTAATCCTTACGAAAATGGAATAAAAGTTCCTGCAAATAACGGAAAGATGGCTCCGGCTACAAGAGATGAACTGGCAGAAGCCCATGCCGTCATACTTTCTACGCCGGGGCACGCAAATAAAACCTACTCCTTGGGTGGCAGCCATCTTGTTTCGTTTGCCGGCATTGCAAAAATCCTTGGGGAAATAAAAGGGCAGGCTGTTCCTTTTACCACCATTACAACAGCTCAATATATTGATGGAATAATGGCAAACGGGGTTCCGCGTCATGTTGCCGAATTTATAACGGGTTGGGTAACCGCGATTGATGAAGGTGAATTTGAATATCAATCAGGCGATCTGGAACACTTATTGGGTAGAAAGACAAAAACTTACCAGGCGTACCTGGAATCAAAGTTGGCTTAG
- a CDS encoding EamA family transporter produces the protein MKTAKYYLAAIFAYAVWGFFSLVLKPLSAYSSVDILFYRIFSCAILMLLITTLFKRTELVKTFSNIKALPSKERRNMLLLNIGGSIFLNINWFSFIYVLNHVSIKATSLAYLVCPIITTLLAYRLLHEKLNKVQWTAVGLSIFGCLMLSYANIMDMVYGIVIGFSYAAYLVSQRKNTGFDKFILLTFHISLSALMLLPFYPAYSGPVPTEKLFWLLIELIAVGFTVIPLFLNLYALKGLNSSTVGMLLNINPIIGFMIAALVFHEPISPLQMAAYSIIFISVVVFNAHYLLMRKQKHLPDKNNSDLA, from the coding sequence GTGAAAACCGCAAAATATTACCTGGCCGCTATATTCGCTTATGCAGTATGGGGCTTTTTTAGTTTAGTTTTAAAACCTTTAAGTGCATACTCTTCGGTAGATATTTTATTTTACCGCATTTTTAGCTGCGCGATATTGATGCTCTTAATTACCACGTTGTTTAAACGTACAGAATTAGTTAAAACTTTTTCCAATATTAAGGCCTTACCTTCCAAAGAGAGACGGAATATGCTTTTGCTGAATATTGGCGGGAGTATCTTCTTAAATATCAACTGGTTCTCCTTTATTTATGTACTCAATCATGTAAGCATTAAGGCTACCTCCCTTGCCTATCTGGTTTGCCCTATTATTACTACTTTGCTCGCTTACAGGCTTTTGCATGAAAAGCTTAACAAAGTGCAATGGACTGCCGTTGGCTTAAGTATATTTGGCTGCCTGATGTTATCGTATGCCAATATTATGGATATGGTTTACGGCATTGTGATTGGGTTTAGCTACGCCGCTTACCTGGTAAGCCAGCGTAAAAATACTGGGTTTGATAAGTTCATTCTGCTCACCTTTCACATTTCGCTTTCCGCACTTATGCTGCTGCCCTTTTACCCTGCCTACAGCGGGCCTGTACCTACTGAAAAGCTTTTTTGGTTGCTCATAGAATTGATAGCAGTTGGCTTTACAGTGATTCCCCTGTTTTTAAATTTGTATGCCTTAAAGGGGTTGAACTCGTCAACAGTGGGAATGTTGCTTAATATTAATCCGATTATTGGATTTATGATAGCAGCTTTGGTATTCCATGAGCCCATTAGTCCATTACAAATGGCGGCATACAGTATCATTTTCATATCGGTTGTTGTTTTCAATGCGCATTACCTTTTAATGAGAAAGCAAAAACACCTGCCGGATAAGAATAATTCGGACCTTGCCTAA
- a CDS encoding helix-turn-helix domain-containing protein produces MKTSEKRSDCPISSSLDIFGDRWSLLIVRDLMLHKTRTYGDFTKSEEKIATNILANRLQVLEDHGIIIKLPYPDNKVKVLYQLSKKGIDLIPTVIEIALWGGKHLANTDESSPFLKALKKNKTKFLNNIMDRLLAEDEA; encoded by the coding sequence ATGAAAACAAGTGAAAAGCGCTCCGATTGCCCCATCAGTTCATCGCTGGATATTTTCGGAGACAGGTGGTCGCTATTGATTGTCAGGGACCTCATGCTCCATAAAACCCGCACTTACGGTGATTTTACAAAGTCGGAAGAAAAAATAGCGACGAATATATTAGCAAATAGATTACAGGTACTGGAGGATCATGGAATAATTATCAAATTACCCTATCCGGATAACAAAGTAAAAGTGCTCTATCAACTCAGTAAAAAAGGTATTGACTTAATACCCACGGTGATCGAAATAGCCCTTTGGGGTGGAAAACACCTGGCCAACACTGATGAATCTTCCCCCTTTCTTAAAGCACTAAAAAAGAACAAAACAAAATTCCTTAACAATATAATGGATAGACTCCTGGCAGAAGATGAGGCTTGA
- a CDS encoding AraC family transcriptional regulator yields METIILRPENELLKKYVEYFLFLKKSDHNLINYTTFPNSNLCLAIYKQNKVTYVNDGKNNICSIAVGENSFSSRIYGFHTSPFKVNLQGELDQVCIIFRAAALGAFTGERLDCVVAADRPVEDFLQFKDGFLLEQVFDEHHPVLRARLLEKALVGTLNDRIPHRLREALEHIRLASHSGQDTIIELLCKKLGISDTTLYRLFKSHLGQNPQQFLKTVRFRRALPVLLGKEAPLTQIGLDHNYYDQAHFIKDFRAFAGLAPKKLQGKVSLAQDQLAWIFEESKHE; encoded by the coding sequence ATGGAGACGATTATTTTAAGACCTGAAAATGAGCTACTGAAAAAATATGTAGAATATTTTCTTTTTTTGAAAAAATCAGACCATAACCTGATCAACTACACCACTTTTCCTAATAGCAACCTTTGTTTGGCTATCTATAAACAGAATAAGGTGACTTATGTTAACGATGGTAAAAATAATATTTGTAGTATAGCCGTGGGGGAAAACAGCTTTTCAAGCCGGATATATGGTTTTCATACCAGCCCTTTTAAGGTGAATCTACAAGGGGAACTCGACCAGGTCTGCATTATATTCCGCGCCGCTGCCCTTGGTGCATTTACAGGTGAGAGGCTGGATTGTGTTGTGGCCGCCGATCGACCTGTAGAGGATTTCCTGCAATTTAAAGATGGCTTTCTGTTAGAGCAGGTTTTTGATGAGCATCATCCGGTTTTGAGGGCAAGGCTATTGGAAAAAGCATTAGTCGGAACGCTTAATGATCGCATTCCTCACAGGTTAAGGGAAGCGCTCGAACACATCAGACTGGCCAGTCATTCAGGTCAGGATACCATTATCGAACTGCTCTGCAAGAAGCTGGGTATCAGTGATACCACGCTTTACCGCCTTTTCAAAAGCCATTTAGGCCAGAACCCTCAGCAGTTTCTTAAGACCGTTCGGTTCAGGAGAGCATTGCCAGTATTACTCGGCAAGGAAGCCCCGCTTACTCAGATTGGTCTGGATCACAATTACTATGATCAGGCGCATTTCATAAAGGATTTCAGGGCTTTTGCCGGGCTGGCTCCAAAGAAGTTGCAAGGAAAGGTATCGTTAGCCCAAGACCAGCTAGCCTGGATTTTTGAAGAATCCAAACATGAATGA